ATTTTGTACGACGTGCGGGCCTCGTGGGCGGTGGTGGATTTGATCGAGGCGGCGGGCGGGATTCCGCTGATGGAGCGAGTCGGCCACGCCTTCATCAAACGGCGCATGGCCGACGAGCAAGCCGTCTTTGCCGGAGAAGTGACCGGCCACTACTACTTTGGCGATTTCTTCTACGCCGACTCTGGCATCGTCCCGTCACTGATATTGCTGGAATTGCTATCGAAGAAGGGCCTCAAAATGTCTGAGTTGTTGCAAGCATTAGAAGCCAAGTATTTCATTTCCGGCGAGATCAACTCGACGGTGGCTGACCCGAAGGGCGTGTTGCAGAAGCTGACTGAGAAGTACGGCGACGCCGAACAGCACACGATGGACGGCATCTCGGTCACTTACCCGACCTGGCACTTCAACGTGCGAGCCTCAAACACCGAGCCGCTGGTGCGTTTGAATTTGGAGGCGAAGACGCGCGAGGAAATGGAACAGAAACGCGACGAGGTGCTGGCGATTATTCGCGGATAAAAAGACTTCGGAAGTCTCGCGAAGCGGACTTCCGAAGTTGATTTTAACCATCAATCACTTTTGCCGTCGGCGGTCTTTGCTTGCCAATCATTTTGAGCAACGACAGTTCATCTATCCCAAACCCTAAAGATGCGCTGCTTAACTTTTCTTCCAACTTGATAGTGCTACTCAGGGCTTCGCCGAACTGCACCAGAATGAATTCTGCCGAGGGCACGGCGTCCGGCGAGTTGGGCAGGTTGGCTGTGATCCGCTCGATGAACTCCAGCCGGGCGGCGGCGCGAGCGTATTCCATGGCTCGCATCTTGTAGGCCTCGCCTTCAGCTTGCCTCATCTTCTCTTCGCCCTGCCAGTCGGCTTCCCAGGCCTCGATGCGTTGCTCAATCACGTCCCTGGGTGTTTCCAGGTGGCCCAGACTCACCCACAACAACTCAATGCCCATGTCGGCAAATTTCACATAGCTGGCGTCGTTGTTCAGCTCGGCTTTGATTTTCTCACGCGGGTCGAGCGGCTTGCCCGGTGGTGTGGCCGCGCCAGCGCCCGGCGCTGAACTGCCCGGCGCGCCGTCACGCGACACGAGTTCGTCGAATGTCAGCCGGCTGATATAACTCCGAACGGAACCCGTCACCGTGTTGATGGCCCCATCCGTCCAGACCGACGGCCCCCGCGCGCCGACGGTTTTACCGTAGGCAATGCGCCTCACCGCCGCGCTCGAAAAAGGATAAGTCTCATCGGGCTTGCGCTCGCGGCGGCGGCTTCCCGTCCGCACCCGGAACGATACCTGCGTGTTGCGCACCGTCACCGGCACGCCGTCTTTGGTCACCGCCTTCACTTGCTCACGTGAGCGGAACTGATCGCGCAAGTCCAGCACTTCGCGCAACGCCTCAAAGCGGCCAATAAAATGTTTGCCCGCGCCCGCGATCTTGGACGGCTTGCCCATGCGCTCGAAGAGGGCCACGTTGCCGGGCGCAATGCTGACGAAACCAGGCCCGCCAATTTTCGGAATGGGGTTGGTCTCGGCCTTCTCCTGCTGGCCCAGTCCCGGCTTGGCTTTTTCCGTCACCTCGTAGCCGCCCTCTTTGATGTTGATGCTTGGATAATCCCAACCGAACATGGAAGCAGTAAGGTAACGATAGCCGGTCTGAAGGTCGGGCAACTCGAACAGGTCGCGCACGTAGTTCGAGGCCAATAGGACGGCCAGCACACAGCCCACCAGGGGCGGCAGGAAGTGGCGAAGCGATTGGAAGTAAAAGAGGGAGATGAAGAAATGAAAGACCGAGGCCAGCGGCGCGGGTAGCGTATTCAAATAAGGTTGAAGCGGCTCCCACGGTGTAATTTGTTCGGTGGCCCGTCCCATGAGAGCGAAGATGTTGACGGCGATGAAGAGCAGGATCGCCCGGCGGTCGGCCCATTCGTGATCGCCGTCAATCAATTGATAGAAGAACTTCAGCGCCGAGCGGGTGAAGCTTTTTGAGGCAGGCGGAGGCGCGCTACTCACGTGGGCCTCCTTCAACCTCGTCCGTGTTCGCGTCGACGGCCTGTAGAGCCGGCTCGGACGGTTCAGCCGCCTCTGTTGGTTCGGCCTCCTCGGCCACAATCTCGGTCGTTTCTTCCGCCGCCTCCTGCTGGCCGATCATTTGCGGCTTGAGCGCCAACTCCTGCAAGCCCACCCACTGGCGCAAATTCGAAAGTTGGCGCACCGTGTTGCCCGGGGCCAGCATTTGCGTCACCGGGTCGCCGGCCACTTTATTCAGGGCGCTCACCAGCCGTTGGGTAAAATCGCGCTGGCTTACCAAAGCGCCCTCCTGGGCCGAGACCGATTGCTTGAAGCCTTCTTTGAAATCATTGAACACATCCCGGAATTCGTCCAGGATTTCGTGCTGGGCCTCAGCCCGCGCCTGCTCTTTGATCTTTTCTATCTTCACGTCGGCGTCGGCCAGCTTCTTGAATATTTCCTTTTGCCAGGTCACGGCCCAGGCCCGGATGCGCTGGCGGATGACGGCCTCCGGCAGTTCAATGTTGCCCGCCGAGGCTGAATACACTTTGATGCCGCGCGCCCGGAGCAGAGGCGCAGACTGCACTTCGTTCCGCAAATTACTTTGCAGGGTAGCTAGCGGCGTCGCGCCCGGGTCATGGATCTCAAACAGTTTATCGAGGGTCAGGCGGCTGACCTGATCCCGGAAATGTTCGACGGCGACGATGGCGGGCAGGTCAATCCACTTGATCGCTTCTTTCTCGGCAATCGCTTCGCCGTAAAAGGCCTTGAAGGCGCTGTCGGCGTTGAAGGGGTAAGGCGGCTTGACCGGCGTTTGCCCCAGAAAGTCGTTCTCGTCGCGAGTGTCGCGCAACGACGCCTGATTGCCCGGATCAAGGGCAAACGCCACCGACACGTCGGCTTTGATCTCAATCCCGTCGCGGGTGAGGGCTTGGGCGCTTTGTGAGCGCGACTGTTTGCGTAAATCCAGCGTGGTGGCGATGCGCTCGCCAAAAGCCACAAAGGCAATGCCCGGCCCCACCGCCCGCGAAAACTTGCGCCCCTTTTCCAGCACCACCGCGCTGGCGGCGTCAATCAACATCACGCCCGCGCCCTTGCGCTTCAATTCTTCGGCGCTCCCCACCAGTTCGCCGTCGCGCACAAACACAATCGGGCCGTGCCCGCCAAGCACGTAGGTGAACAACCGGTCAACCGCGCCCTGTCGTTCTTTGGCGGTGCTCACCGGCAAAATGTACTGCGAGGCCAGGGCCAGCGTGCCGAGGAACAGCATGGCAAAGCCCAGAATGTCCACCATCCAGCCGGCCAGGGTTTCATCCGGCTGGCGGAAGTGCATCAGGGCGTACACCACCAAGACAAAGGTCACGGGCGCGCCGATGCGGAACCATTGACGACGGTAAAAAGGTAGCTGTGGTTGCATGCCTTTGGATTTTACTTCAAATTACGGCGCAAGGATAATCGTCCCCAACTCAATCGCCCCCTCCGGCCAGCCCGCCGCCGCCAGCCGGTTTCCAGCCTCGTCCACCAGCCCGACCCTCAGCCTGAACTCGCCGGGGCCGGGCGCGGTCAACGTCCGCGAGTCGGCCACCACCTCCCCGGCCAGCCAGCCCGGCGTGGGCCGCGTCCAGTTGGCGGGTTCCCCGTCCGACTGGCCCACCAGGTTGCCGTTCGCATCCAGCAAATGCAGGAACACACGATACGACTCAGCCATTTCGGTTCGCGCCTGCCAGACTAACTCAACTTTGATTTCGCTGCCGGACGTGGTGAGGTTGTAGCCCAACAACGAGATCGAGTCGCCCAGTTCGACATTCAGTTGCGAGGACAGGGCCGGGGGAGTGAAGACTCGATCCGGGGCGTTGACCTGGAGTGCAACCGGCAACTTGATATTGCCGTTGAGTTGCCAGGTGTAGCCGCCGCTGTTTAAGCGGGCCGGGAGCCTGAAGACGACCGGCTGATCGAGCACGTCTCCGGCCACCCACTTTGAAGGCGGGTACTTCGGCGCAACCGGTTCGGCGATGGCGTGAACAACCGCGCCGGTCGAGTCGATCAGTTCCAGCTTGAAGCCCTGATCGGTCAACGAGGCTGACGCCGCCTGCCAGCGAAGGGTGAGGCGGTATGGCTCGCCGGGCGCGGCGGCTTCGCGGTCGGCCTGGAGGCCGATGAGGGCCAGGCCGTTCAGGTTCGCCAGCGGCTCGGCAGGCGGCAGGTTCGTCGGGCGCTCAATCACGTACTCGCCGATTCGTTGAACCGAGAGCGCCTGCAGGGTGTCGCCGCGATAGACGATGGCTTCGAGGTGATACGCGCCGGGCGGCGCGCCGGGCAGTGGCTTGAGCACGTAGCTGTCGTAGATGAATTGATCGGGCATCCAGACGTGAGTGCCAGGGAAGAATCGCCAGTCACGCGGGCGCTCAATGTTCGTGTCGCTCCAGATCAGGCCGAGGTCGTCCACCAGGCGGATGTTCATGCCATAAGGCACGCCAAGAGGATGTTGGGCCTGCCAGACCAGATTGATTTCGGATTTTTGATTTCGGATTTTGGATTGATCGTAGCCGACAAGAGTCAACTCGCCGCCGAAGTCGAGGTTGAGGGGGTGTTGAGTGGCGGGCGGGCCGGGTTTGGAAATGAACAATGAAACGATGAACAATGAGGCAATGAGAACAGCGCCAAACAACAACCGCCAAACGTCAAACGTGAAAGGCGGCGTGTGTTCCGAGGTCTCGCTCTTTGCTTTTCGGCGCTGATACGCAATACGCGCCACGCAATAACCAATAACCAATAAACTAATAACAGATGTAAGACTCGCCCCCTTCTGCACCGGCGTTGAGCCAAACCGAATCTCAAGTGTATGCTCGCCGGCGGGCAGGTCGAAGGCGATGAGGCCGTTCGGGTCAGTCGGGCGCAGGCTGAGAGGGTTTCCGTCAAGAGCCGCCTCCCAGCCGGGGAAGTAGAACGAACGATACTACGATGAAGGTCGGGATTTCGTAGCGGGCCAGGTCGGCCAGGGTGGGCTGTTCAGGCGCAGGTTCGCCAGGCGGGAAGAGGAAGGGGAGGGCTGAGGCAATGAACAATGAAGCAATGGCGAATGACGAATGACGAATGACAAATGACAAATGACGAATGCCCACTGCCCGCCGCCCACTGCTCACTGCCAACCCTGCAAGGGCTGAGGCGAACAGCGAGGCCGGGCCGAGGAGCCGCCAGGGGAGAACCGAGCGCTGGAGCAGGGTTATGTTGTCCCAGACAGGTTTTGAGAGGTCGAGGATCAGAAAACTGGTGAGGGCAAAGAGGGCGAGGAGGGAAACGTAGTCGGCGCGGCGGGCGGGGCTGAACGAGCGCAGGCGAATCAGGCCGACGACGGCCAGGGCGCTGGCGAGCAGAGGCAGGGAGCGCACCAGCGGCGGGTTGAGAACGTCGGTGTAAACCGGCAGATGCGGGTAAGTGAAGAGTTCGCCGAGTTGAAAGAAATTGTTGGTGTAAGTTGCGCCGCTTCGGGCGAAGGCAATGCCATACTGAACGTAAGCCAGGTCGGTGAAAGTGGGGAGCCAGAGGAAGGCGGTGAGGGAGAGGGCGAGGGTGAAAACCAGAGATAAAATTCCAAATCCCAAGAGCCAAAAGCCCAAGTGAGAAGACAAGATGACAGGGTGAAGGGGTGGCAAGGTGAAAGGGTGAATTTCACGCCACCGAGCGATTAGAACGCAAAGGCCGAAGAGGCTGATAATGGGCAGGTATTGCAGAGCCATGCCGGCGTGAGAGAAGATGAAGCCGGCAATCGCCAGCGCGGCGAGGAAGGCATAAACAGCAGACGAGCTTTTGAACCACGAAGACGCCAGGTCTCGAAGATTCACCAATAAATTCTTCGTGTCTCTTTGTGCCTTCGAGTCTTCGTGGTGACTCCTCAACGCCTGGCGAACGGCCCACAGCGCCAGCGGCAGAAAGGCCAGGGCGAAATTTTCGGGGAGGCCGCCGCGCACGTGGGCGGTGTAGAGGACGTACGGGCTGTAAACGTAAGCCACGGCGGCCACCAGACCGGCACGGTCGTCACCGTCGGCAAAGTCGCGGGCCAGAGTGAAAGTGCTGAGGCCTGACGCTAACAGGGCGGTGATGTAAGAGGCTCGAAGCGCCGAGAGCAGTGGCAGGCCGAGCAGGTGGAAGAAGACGATGACGT
The Chloroflexota bacterium DNA segment above includes these coding regions:
- a CDS encoding SPFH domain-containing protein, whose product is MSSAPPPASKSFTRSALKFFYQLIDGDHEWADRRAILLFIAVNIFALMGRATEQITPWEPLQPYLNTLPAPLASVFHFFISLFYFQSLRHFLPPLVGCVLAVLLASNYVRDLFELPDLQTGYRYLTASMFGWDYPSINIKEGGYEVTEKAKPGLGQQEKAETNPIPKIGGPGFVSIAPGNVALFERMGKPSKIAGAGKHFIGRFEALREVLDLRDQFRSREQVKAVTKDGVPVTVRNTQVSFRVRTGSRRRERKPDETYPFSSAAVRRIAYGKTVGARGPSVWTDGAINTVTGSVRSYISRLTFDELVSRDGAPGSSAPGAGAATPPGKPLDPREKIKAELNNDASYVKFADMGIELLWVSLGHLETPRDVIEQRIEAWEADWQGEEKMRQAEGEAYKMRAMEYARAAARLEFIERITANLPNSPDAVPSAEFILVQFGEALSSTIKLEEKLSSASLGFGIDELSLLKMIGKQRPPTAKVIDG